The following are encoded together in the uncultured Sphaerochaeta sp. genome:
- a CDS encoding ArgR family transcriptional regulator yields the protein MRERHNRLAVVKELIKNNRIDNQDTLLEMLKTEGYTVTQATLSRDLKMLKVGKISDGWSGYYYSLPENDLISESEKSYIQDVRRGILSIEFSGNFGVIKTRPGHANSVGIALDVLAIPEILGTLAGDDTIFVILREGMTKEDLQESFKTRIPDIEE from the coding sequence ATGAGGGAACGACACAACCGGTTGGCGGTCGTCAAGGAACTTATCAAGAACAATAGGATCGACAACCAGGATACGCTGCTGGAGATGCTGAAAACCGAGGGATACACAGTCACACAGGCCACACTATCCCGCGACTTGAAGATGCTCAAGGTCGGAAAGATTTCCGATGGTTGGTCCGGCTACTACTATAGCTTGCCGGAAAATGACCTGATCAGTGAATCAGAGAAAAGCTACATCCAAGATGTACGAAGAGGAATCCTGTCTATTGAATTTTCAGGAAACTTCGGCGTTATCAAGACCAGGCCGGGCCATGCCAATTCGGTCGGTATTGCCTTGGATGTGTTGGCAATCCCTGAGATTCTTGGAACTTTGGCTGGAGATGACACTATCTTTGTCATCCTCCGCGAAGGGATGACCAAGGAAGATCTGCAAGAGAGTTTCAAGACACGCATCCCCGACATAGAAGAGTAA
- a CDS encoding LemA family protein: MTIVYILIVLVLLLALYGISVYNRYVRLRNQAEEAESAIDAHLKQRYDLVPNLVETVKGYAKHEQETFTKVIEARNMAMNASGMVDKNEANNAFSSTLKSLFALSEAYPDLKANQGFLDLQAQLQKIEEQLLSARKYYNAIIKQLNTICEVFPSSIIASMAHFSKKPYLEIEEEARSRVEVKF, encoded by the coding sequence ATGACAATTGTCTATATTTTGATTGTATTGGTGCTTCTGCTTGCCCTCTATGGGATTAGTGTCTATAACCGGTATGTCCGGCTTCGGAATCAGGCTGAAGAGGCAGAATCAGCAATTGATGCTCATCTGAAACAACGCTATGACTTGGTCCCCAACCTTGTGGAGACGGTAAAGGGGTACGCAAAGCATGAGCAAGAGACCTTTACAAAGGTTATCGAGGCCAGAAATATGGCGATGAATGCATCAGGGATGGTAGACAAGAACGAGGCTAATAATGCCTTCAGCTCCACCCTTAAATCACTGTTTGCACTCAGTGAGGCATATCCAGATCTGAAGGCTAACCAAGGCTTCCTGGATCTCCAAGCCCAGTTACAGAAGATTGAAGAGCAGTTGTTGAGTGCCCGTAAGTATTACAATGCCATTATCAAGCAATTGAACACCATTTGCGAGGTCTTCCCTTCTTCAATCATCGCCTCGATGGCCCATTTCTCCAAGAAACCCTATCTGGAAATCGAGGAGGAGGCCCGTTCTCGTGTAGAGGTGAAGTTTTAA